A window from Streptomyces sp. NBC_00271 encodes these proteins:
- a CDS encoding VOC family protein: MALRPVQVNIKALDDSAVGRFWAEALGWGVSSEGPGVTNVEPLGGFVWPDPVAVCIDVVTVPEPKTTTKNRVHLDLATTSAAHQAELVARLKALGATPAHVGQGDVPWTVLADPEGNEFCVLEPRESYRDTGPIAAVVVDCEDPRAMARFWGEAMDWTLHEVTDEHAVLRSAKGVGPYLEFLRTPGVKTVPDRVHIDLLPYPGDDQEAEVARLRALGATDLDLGQGDVPWTCLADPEGHEFCVLARS; this comes from the coding sequence ATGGCGCTGCGACCTGTTCAGGTGAACATAAAGGCTCTTGACGACTCGGCGGTCGGCCGGTTCTGGGCGGAGGCGCTCGGCTGGGGTGTTTCCAGCGAGGGACCCGGCGTGACCAACGTCGAACCCCTCGGCGGCTTCGTCTGGCCGGACCCGGTCGCCGTCTGCATCGACGTCGTGACCGTCCCGGAACCCAAGACAACGACAAAGAACCGTGTGCACCTCGATCTCGCCACCACCTCCGCGGCCCATCAGGCGGAGTTGGTCGCGCGCCTGAAGGCTCTCGGTGCGACGCCCGCCCACGTGGGCCAGGGCGATGTGCCGTGGACGGTCCTCGCCGACCCGGAAGGCAACGAGTTCTGTGTGCTGGAGCCTCGGGAGAGCTACCGGGACACCGGGCCGATCGCCGCGGTGGTGGTCGACTGCGAGGATCCGCGGGCCATGGCCCGGTTCTGGGGTGAGGCGATGGACTGGACCCTGCACGAGGTGACCGACGAGCACGCGGTGTTGCGCTCCGCCAAGGGTGTCGGCCCGTATCTCGAGTTCCTCCGCACGCCCGGCGTGAAGACCGTGCCGGACCGCGTCCATATCGACCTGCTGCCGTACCCCGGTGACGATCAAGAGGCGGAGGTGGCCCGGCTGCGGGCCCTCGGCGCCACCGACCTCGACCTCGGCCAGGGCGACGTCCCGTGGACCTGCCTGGCCGACCCGGAGGGCCACGAGTTCTGCGTCCTCGCCCGGTCCTGA
- a CDS encoding DUF5997 family protein, giving the protein MTSHQTTQTMKPATAAKKLGVYLEATPAEFQEGVVSRAELNALQADPPAWLQELRRTGPHPRPVVAARLGISIAGLARGGVTEALTTEQIDALKQEDPGWLRRERATQAEVRKEEVRIKEKRAEQNQERAAQPRTSRP; this is encoded by the coding sequence ATGACGTCGCACCAGACCACCCAGACCATGAAGCCCGCCACCGCGGCGAAGAAGCTGGGTGTGTACCTCGAGGCCACCCCCGCCGAGTTCCAGGAGGGCGTCGTCTCGCGCGCCGAGCTGAACGCCCTGCAGGCCGATCCGCCCGCGTGGCTCCAGGAGCTGCGGCGCACCGGCCCGCACCCCCGGCCCGTGGTCGCCGCGCGGCTGGGCATCTCCATCGCCGGGCTCGCCCGCGGCGGGGTCACCGAGGCCCTCACCACGGAGCAGATCGACGCCCTGAAGCAGGAGGACCCGGGATGGCTGCGCCGGGAGCGCGCCACCCAGGCCGAGGTCCGCAAGGAAGAGGTCCGCATCAAGGAGAAGCGCGCGGAGCAGAATCAGGAGCGCGCCGCCCAGCCCCGCACCTCCCGCCCCTGA
- a CDS encoding LysR family substrate-binding domain-containing protein — protein sequence MTGSEVPPSFRLAYVPGVTPTKWVRIWNERLPDIPLTLVAVSTAEAFDVLRGRGADAGFVRLPVDREDLSAIPLYTETTVVVVPKDHIVAAVDEVTAEDLADEIVLHPLDDTLDWERPPGQPAFERPPTTEDAVELVAAGIGLLVVPQSLARLHHRKDLTYRPVSDAPESRVALSWPQDATTDLVEDFIGIVRGRTVNSTRGRAQAPAAPAAPTKAKRPETGGGARRKPAAGKSSGKSTTGRNPRGGGSGGGKGGAKRGKPRRRS from the coding sequence GTGACAGGCTCGGAAGTACCCCCTTCGTTCCGGCTCGCCTATGTCCCGGGAGTGACGCCCACGAAGTGGGTGCGGATCTGGAACGAGCGGCTGCCCGACATCCCCCTCACCCTCGTCGCGGTCTCCACCGCCGAGGCGTTCGACGTGCTGCGGGGGCGCGGCGCCGACGCCGGATTCGTCCGGCTGCCGGTCGACCGGGAGGACCTCAGCGCGATCCCCCTCTACACCGAGACGACGGTGGTCGTGGTCCCCAAGGACCACATCGTGGCGGCGGTCGACGAGGTGACCGCCGAGGACCTCGCCGACGAGATCGTGCTGCACCCCCTCGACGACACCCTCGACTGGGAGCGTCCGCCGGGGCAGCCCGCGTTCGAACGCCCCCCCACCACCGAGGACGCCGTCGAACTCGTGGCGGCGGGCATCGGGCTCCTCGTCGTCCCCCAGTCCCTCGCCCGCCTGCACCACCGCAAGGACCTCACCTACCGGCCGGTCTCGGACGCACCGGAGTCACGCGTCGCGCTGTCCTGGCCACAGGACGCGACCACCGACCTGGTCGAGGACTTCATCGGGATCGTCCGCGGCCGGACCGTCAACAGCACACGGGGACGCGCCCAGGCCCCGGCGGCGCCCGCGGCCCCGACGAAGGCCAAGCGTCCCGAGACGGGCGGCGGCGCACGGCGCAAGCCCGCCGCGGGCAAGTCGTCCGGCAAGTCGACGACCGGCCGGAACCCCCGCGGCGGCGGTTCCGGAGGCGGCAAGGGCGGCGCCAAGCGGGGCAAGCCCCGCCGCCGTTCCTGA
- a CDS encoding MerR family transcriptional regulator → MTGEQPLPQQPTLTIAQVVERTGLSHDTLRYYEKAGLIQRVGRTTGNQRRYEAADLAWLEFLIRLRETGMSIADMQRFAELRARGDATVPDRLAMLREHRADLADRIRALRRNAASLDDKIDHYERLLDQPGSDELS, encoded by the coding sequence ATGACCGGCGAACAGCCCCTCCCGCAGCAGCCGACGCTCACGATCGCCCAGGTCGTCGAGCGCACCGGACTCTCGCACGACACGCTGCGCTACTACGAGAAGGCCGGCCTGATCCAACGGGTCGGCCGGACCACCGGGAACCAGCGGCGCTACGAGGCGGCCGACCTGGCCTGGCTGGAGTTCCTCATCCGGCTGCGCGAGACGGGCATGTCGATCGCGGACATGCAGCGGTTCGCCGAGTTGCGGGCGCGCGGCGACGCAACGGTTCCCGACCGGCTCGCGATGCTCCGGGAGCACCGCGCCGACCTCGCGGACCGTATCCGGGCGCTGCGCCGCAACGCGGCCTCCCTCGACGACAAGATCGATCACTACGAACGGCTGCTCGACCAGCCGGGATCGGACGAACTCTCATGA
- a CDS encoding carboxymuconolactone decarboxylase family protein, which yields MTLTNTATTREERFEHGLEVLKRVDGEAGQRVVDALGDINPELGHQIVSWAFGDIYDRPGLTPRDRQLVTLGMLTALGGCEVQLEVHVNAALNVGLSPDEIVESLLHSAVYCGIPKAMNASLVAKKVFAERGLLPAGQQPTPPATAA from the coding sequence ATGACGCTCACGAACACCGCCACCACGCGCGAGGAGCGCTTCGAGCACGGCCTGGAGGTCCTCAAGCGCGTCGACGGCGAAGCCGGACAGCGCGTCGTCGACGCGCTCGGCGACATCAATCCCGAACTCGGCCACCAGATCGTCTCCTGGGCCTTCGGCGACATCTACGACCGGCCCGGACTCACCCCGCGCGACCGCCAGTTGGTGACGCTCGGCATGCTCACCGCGCTCGGCGGCTGTGAGGTCCAGTTGGAGGTGCACGTCAACGCGGCGCTGAACGTGGGTCTTTCTCCGGACGAGATCGTGGAGTCGCTGCTGCACTCGGCCGTCTACTGCGGCATACCGAAGGCGATGAACGCGAGCCTGGTCGCGAAGAAGGTCTTCGCCGAGCGTGGGCTGCTGCCCGCCGGACAGCAGCCCACGCCTCCGGCTACCGCTGCCTGA
- a CDS encoding alpha-L-arabinofuranosidase C-terminal domain-containing protein has protein sequence MPRTRTRWRLGLTATALLVASAVVPGPAHATDVTDYAITVDPKGSGAKIDDTMYGVFFEDINRAADGGLYAELVQNRSFEYSTADNRSYTPLTSWATTGTATTVDDGGRLDARNRTYLALGAGSSVTNSGYNTGIRVESGKTYDFSVWARADARTPLTVTLHDADGALAEARQVTARGGWAKYRARFTATRDSTTGRLTVAADAPVALDMISLIPRDTYKGHGLRKDLAEKIAALHPGFVRFPGGCLVNTGSMQGYDEASGYQRRRSYQWKDTIGPVEQRATNSNFWGYNQSYGLGYYEYFQFAEDIGAMPLPVVPALVTGCGQNKATDDDALLKRHIQDTLDLIEFANGPVNSEWGRKRAAMGHPKPFHLTHLEVGNEENLPDEFFARFKQFRAAVQAKYPNIEVISNAGPDDSGTTFDTAWKLNKEADVDMVDEHYYNSTQWFLQNNDRYDSYDRNGPKVFLGEYASGGNTFKNALAEAAYMTGLERNADVVKLASYAPLLANEDYVQWRPDMIWFNNHASWGSADYEVQKLFMNNVGDRVVPSTATTTPSLSAPLSGAVGLSTWATTAAYDDVSVTGADGTMLLSDDFSGDASRWTHTGGGNWSLQDGQYVQTDVGAENTMVSAGDPAWHDYDLRVKATKKSGKEGFLAAFGVKDTGNYYWWNLGGWNNTTTAVEQAVDGGKSTLISKPGTIETGKTYDVDIKVRGRQVTLYLDGQEWGSFKDDKPAEPFRQVVTRDARTGDLIVKVVNAQAADARTAIDLGGAKAGRKAAVTTLQAAPEAVNSETVTAVAPVRSTFDGVADKFTYTFPANSVTFLRIRQR, from the coding sequence ATGCCACGCACCCGCACCCGTTGGAGACTCGGACTCACGGCCACCGCACTCCTGGTGGCCTCAGCCGTCGTTCCCGGGCCCGCCCACGCCACCGACGTCACCGACTACGCGATCACCGTCGACCCGAAGGGCTCGGGCGCGAAGATCGACGACACCATGTACGGCGTCTTCTTCGAGGACATCAACCGCGCCGCGGACGGCGGACTGTACGCGGAGCTCGTACAGAACCGGTCGTTCGAGTACAGCACCGCCGACAACAGGTCCTATACGCCGCTCACCTCCTGGGCCACCACGGGCACCGCGACGACCGTGGACGACGGCGGCCGCCTCGACGCCCGCAACCGCACCTACCTCGCCCTGGGCGCAGGCTCCTCGGTCACCAACTCCGGTTACAACACCGGGATCAGGGTCGAGAGCGGCAAGACGTACGACTTCTCGGTCTGGGCCCGCGCGGACGCGAGGACGCCGCTCACCGTGACCCTGCACGACGCCGACGGCGCGCTCGCCGAGGCCCGGCAGGTCACCGCGCGCGGCGGCTGGGCCAAGTACCGGGCCAGGTTCACCGCCACCCGCGACAGCACCACCGGGCGCCTCACCGTCGCCGCCGACGCTCCCGTCGCGCTCGACATGATCTCGCTGATCCCCCGGGACACGTACAAAGGCCACGGCCTGCGCAAGGACCTCGCCGAGAAGATCGCCGCCCTGCACCCCGGCTTCGTGCGCTTCCCCGGCGGCTGTTTGGTCAACACCGGCAGCATGCAGGGCTACGACGAGGCCTCGGGCTATCAGCGCCGGCGCTCGTACCAGTGGAAGGACACCATCGGCCCGGTCGAGCAGCGCGCCACCAACTCCAACTTCTGGGGCTACAACCAGAGTTACGGGCTCGGCTACTACGAGTACTTCCAGTTCGCCGAGGACATCGGCGCGATGCCGCTGCCCGTGGTGCCCGCGCTCGTCACCGGCTGCGGCCAGAACAAGGCCACCGACGACGACGCGCTCCTCAAGCGCCACATCCAGGACACCCTCGACCTCATCGAGTTCGCCAACGGGCCGGTGAACAGCGAATGGGGCAGGAAGCGGGCGGCGATGGGCCACCCGAAGCCCTTCCACCTCACCCACCTCGAAGTCGGCAACGAGGAGAACCTCCCCGACGAGTTCTTCGCCCGCTTCAAGCAGTTCCGCGCCGCCGTCCAGGCCAAGTACCCGAACATCGAGGTGATCTCGAACGCCGGACCCGACGACTCCGGCACCACCTTCGACACCGCCTGGAAGCTCAACAAGGAAGCCGACGTCGACATGGTCGACGAGCACTACTACAACAGCACCCAGTGGTTCCTGCAGAACAACGACCGCTACGACTCCTACGACAGGAACGGCCCCAAGGTCTTCCTCGGCGAGTACGCCTCCGGTGGCAACACCTTCAAGAACGCCCTCGCCGAGGCCGCGTACATGACCGGTCTTGAGCGCAACGCGGACGTCGTCAAGCTCGCCTCCTACGCCCCGCTGCTCGCCAATGAGGACTACGTGCAGTGGCGGCCCGACATGATCTGGTTCAACAACCACGCCTCGTGGGGCTCGGCCGACTACGAGGTGCAGAAGCTGTTCATGAACAACGTCGGCGACCGGGTGGTGCCGTCGACGGCCACCACCACGCCCTCGCTGAGCGCGCCCCTCTCCGGCGCCGTCGGCCTGTCGACCTGGGCGACCACGGCGGCGTACGACGATGTGTCGGTGACGGGCGCCGACGGCACCATGCTGCTCAGCGACGACTTCAGCGGTGACGCCTCGCGGTGGACCCACACGGGCGGCGGGAACTGGAGCCTCCAGGACGGGCAGTACGTGCAGACCGACGTGGGCGCCGAGAACACCATGGTGTCGGCGGGCGACCCGGCCTGGCACGACTACGACCTGCGGGTGAAGGCCACCAAGAAGTCCGGCAAGGAGGGCTTCCTCGCCGCCTTCGGCGTCAAGGACACCGGCAACTACTACTGGTGGAACCTCGGCGGCTGGAACAACACCACCACCGCCGTCGAACAGGCCGTGGACGGCGGCAAGTCGACCCTGATCTCCAAGCCCGGCACGATCGAGACGGGCAAGACGTACGACGTCGACATCAAGGTCCGCGGCAGGCAGGTGACCCTCTACCTGGACGGCCAGGAGTGGGGGAGCTTCAAGGACGACAAGCCCGCGGAGCCGTTCCGTCAGGTCGTCACGCGGGACGCGAGGACCGGCGACCTGATCGTCAAGGTCGTCAACGCGCAGGCGGCGGACGCCCGTACCGCGATCGACCTGGGCGGGGCGAAGGCGGGCCGCAAGGCCGCCGTCACCACCCTCCAGGCCGCGCCGGAGGCGGTGAACTCGGAGACGGTGACCGCGGTCGCCCCCGTGCGGTCCACCTTCGACGGCGTCGCCGACAAGTTCACCTACACCTTCCCGGCGAACTCCGTGACCTTCCTGCGGATCAGGCAGCGGTAG
- a CDS encoding DUF6314 family protein, giving the protein MGEFWPVTDVLAHLGGSWRVERSVRDLASGAEGRFTGTTVFGPLEDPGAPQGLLHQESGTFVWQGTPRPAERTLRFLPGPSPATALVQFSDGRPFHDLDLSTGRYVADHPCAADLYRGEFTVRDENRWRTVWRVGGPAKDLVLTTDYTRLP; this is encoded by the coding sequence ATGGGCGAGTTCTGGCCAGTGACGGACGTGCTCGCCCACCTGGGCGGGAGCTGGCGGGTGGAGCGCTCGGTGCGGGATCTCGCGAGCGGTGCGGAGGGGCGGTTCACAGGGACGACGGTTTTCGGCCCGCTGGAGGACCCTGGAGCTCCACAGGGACTTCTGCACCAGGAATCCGGCACGTTCGTGTGGCAGGGCACGCCCCGGCCCGCCGAACGGACGCTGCGGTTCCTGCCGGGGCCGAGCCCGGCGACGGCCCTCGTCCAGTTCTCCGACGGCCGCCCCTTCCACGACCTGGACCTGAGCACCGGCCGGTACGTCGCCGACCACCCGTGCGCGGCGGACCTCTACCGGGGTGAGTTCACGGTGCGGGACGAGAACCGCTGGCGCACGGTGTGGCGGGTGGGCGGCCCCGCCAAGGACCTGGTCCTCACGACCGACTACACACGGCTGCCCTAG
- a CDS encoding histidine phosphatase family protein, whose protein sequence is MHLRVTFVAAARSSSLLAERFEDDRPLDQADWDEVQRAAPELVPLAAAELRYCSPTPRSRATGDALGYAPLAQPALRDCDMGRWRGFTLGEAMAREPSAVDAWLADPRSAPHGGESLTSFISRVGGWLDTRPADDGSRIVAVAEPSVVRAALVYALKAQPSTYWNIDVRPLSTITLTGVNGRWNLRLEGVPQHA, encoded by the coding sequence ATGCATCTTCGGGTCACTTTCGTCGCCGCCGCTCGCAGCTCCTCGCTGCTGGCCGAACGCTTCGAGGACGACCGGCCGCTGGATCAGGCCGACTGGGACGAAGTGCAGCGCGCCGCCCCGGAACTGGTGCCACTGGCGGCGGCCGAGCTGCGCTACTGCTCGCCGACCCCGCGCAGCCGCGCCACGGGCGACGCCCTCGGGTACGCGCCGCTGGCGCAACCCGCGCTGCGCGACTGCGACATGGGTCGCTGGCGCGGCTTCACGCTGGGTGAGGCGATGGCCCGCGAGCCGTCGGCGGTCGACGCCTGGCTCGCCGATCCGCGCTCCGCCCCGCACGGCGGCGAGTCCCTGACCTCGTTCATCTCCCGCGTCGGCGGCTGGCTCGACACCCGCCCGGCGGACGACGGCAGCCGGATCGTCGCGGTGGCCGAACCGTCGGTGGTGCGGGCCGCGCTCGTCTACGCGCTCAAGGCCCAGCCCTCGACGTACTGGAACATCGACGTCCGCCCCCTGTCGACGATCACCCTCACCGGCGTCAACGGCCGCTGGAACCTGCGCCTGGAAGGCGTGCCGCAGCACGCCTAG
- a CDS encoding carotenoid oxygenase family protein has product MTSTDKPYLIGHYAPAVDEITATKLTVEGSLPPELTGRLIRNSHNPKPGVTPAHWFKGSGMVHGIRLREGRAEWYRNRWVRTPALDGAPYMTEHGPDLTASAAGTHVIEHAGRLLALCEANVPFELTRDLDTLGAHDFDGKLRGAMTAHPKTDPVTGELHFFGSSPFPPYLMYYVADTEGHITHSAEVPGATASLKHDFAVTRHHVVFVEGTVTFDPAEHSGIPYGWNDAQPARIGVMPRGPQGAAKIRWFSIEPGNMLHAANAYEDAQGRIVLEGPTVDREGFQLSWNWWVGAPGRGTEPNTRSYNRRWVVDLAAGSVDEQIIDDLAVEFPTLNEDFLGAEHRYQYAVSFPDQHGYGGYGIVKHDRTTGARRVHRAGDARLPSEAVFVPAAGATREDDGYLLTVVSDLKQDASQLLVLDASGLDRIATVHLPRRVTGGIHGSWIPDTDLDTSAG; this is encoded by the coding sequence ATGACCAGCACCGACAAGCCCTACCTGATCGGCCACTACGCCCCGGCCGTCGACGAGATCACCGCCACCAAGCTGACCGTCGAGGGCTCCCTGCCGCCGGAGCTGACCGGCCGGCTGATCCGCAACAGCCACAACCCCAAGCCCGGCGTCACCCCCGCCCACTGGTTCAAGGGCAGCGGCATGGTCCACGGCATCCGGCTGCGCGAGGGCCGCGCCGAGTGGTACCGCAACCGCTGGGTGCGCACCCCCGCCCTGGACGGCGCCCCCTACATGACCGAGCACGGCCCGGACCTGACGGCCAGCGCCGCGGGCACCCACGTCATCGAGCACGCCGGACGCCTGCTGGCGCTGTGCGAGGCGAACGTCCCCTTCGAGCTCACCCGGGACCTCGACACGCTCGGCGCCCATGACTTCGACGGCAAGCTGCGCGGTGCGATGACCGCGCACCCGAAGACCGACCCGGTCACCGGGGAGCTGCACTTCTTCGGCTCCTCGCCGTTTCCGCCGTACCTGATGTACTACGTGGCCGACACCGAGGGACACATCACCCACAGCGCCGAGGTGCCGGGGGCGACCGCCTCCCTCAAGCACGACTTCGCCGTCACCCGCCACCACGTGGTCTTCGTCGAGGGCACCGTCACTTTCGACCCCGCCGAGCACTCCGGCATCCCCTACGGCTGGAACGACGCGCAGCCGGCGCGGATCGGCGTCATGCCCCGCGGTCCGCAGGGCGCGGCGAAGATCCGCTGGTTCTCCATCGAGCCGGGCAACATGCTGCACGCCGCCAACGCCTACGAGGACGCCCAGGGCCGCATCGTCCTCGAGGGACCGACCGTGGACCGGGAGGGCTTCCAGCTCTCCTGGAACTGGTGGGTCGGCGCTCCCGGCCGCGGCACCGAGCCCAACACCCGCTCCTACAACCGCCGATGGGTCGTCGACCTGGCCGCCGGCAGCGTCGACGAGCAGATCATCGACGACCTCGCCGTCGAATTCCCCACCCTCAACGAGGACTTCCTCGGCGCCGAGCACCGCTACCAGTACGCGGTCTCCTTCCCCGACCAGCACGGCTACGGCGGCTACGGCATCGTCAAGCACGACCGCACCACCGGCGCCCGCCGCGTCCACCGGGCCGGCGACGCCCGCCTGCCCAGCGAGGCGGTGTTCGTCCCCGCCGCGGGCGCCACCCGCGAGGACGACGGCTACCTGCTCACCGTCGTCTCCGACCTCAAGCAGGACGCCTCCCAGCTTCTGGTCCTGGACGCCTCAGGCCTCGACCGGATCGCGACGGTCCACCTCCCACGCCGGGTGACCGGCGGCATCCACGGCTCCTGGATCCCCGACACCGACCTCGACACCTCCGCCGGCTGA